A stretch of Faecalibacterium duncaniae DNA encodes these proteins:
- a CDS encoding Asp23/Gls24 family envelope stress response protein: MITSRFPLGDVSFSAEYFSTLVGEATKQCYGVAAMTPRDLTDVVKSVVRGNDYSEKGVRVTQEEGRLVIELHIAVSYGLNISTAARSISHRVKDEVEQATGLKVARVIVSVDDVIA; encoded by the coding sequence ATGATCACTTCCCGTTTCCCGCTGGGAGATGTCAGCTTTTCCGCCGAGTACTTCTCTACGCTGGTAGGCGAAGCAACCAAACAATGCTACGGCGTGGCCGCAATGACCCCCCGCGACCTGACCGACGTGGTCAAGAGCGTGGTGCGCGGCAACGATTACTCTGAAAAGGGCGTTCGTGTCACACAGGAAGAGGGCCGTCTCGTGATCGAGCTGCACATTGCCGTCAGCTATGGGCTCAACATCTCCACCGCCGCGCGCAGCATCTCGCACCGCGTCAAGGACGAAGTGGAGCAGGCCACCGGCCTGAAGGTTGCCCGTGTGATCGTGTCGGTGGACGACGTGATCGCCTGA
- a CDS encoding DAK2 domain-containing protein, protein MISGKILRDAIISGANNINNQRSRVDELNVFPVPDGDTGTNMGMTVGASVAELNALDDGCTVGEAAKTAASAMLRGARGNSGVITSLLFRGFSKALEGKKEADTADIIAALKKGVEGAYKAVMKPTEGTILTVARVASEEAAACGAEEIPALWDVVMTAGQKALEDTPNLLPVLKKAGVVDAGGQGIMIIFEGMGKVFHGEPMVAGGEGTPNKAKLSTENAGKGVFTDDLMKVEDIKNGYCTQFLINKYEGASAAKMRAFAESNGDSVVCIEDDDVINLHVHTADPGKILSEAIKYGYLTNFKIENMHEQFLARQKQGKSLEKQASAEKAPAQASEFVYAAVDPSRDYGFVAVAAGEGLKAVFTDLAADAVVSGGQTMNPATEDILAAIQSVPAKTVFVLPNNKNIIMAAEQAQKLADRQVIVLPTRTVPMGITALLNFDPSANAETNTINMMAAADKVSTGLITYAARDSEFDGKRIRKGEIMALENGKIVATSTDLTKATYRLARSMCKKDSSFVTIISGCDVSDEEAEKLTEIVKAKCPNHVEVSHIRGGQPVYYYMISVE, encoded by the coding sequence ATGATTTCTGGTAAGATCCTGCGCGACGCGATCATCTCCGGCGCGAACAACATCAACAACCAGCGCTCCCGTGTGGACGAGCTGAACGTTTTCCCCGTGCCCGATGGCGACACCGGCACCAACATGGGCATGACGGTGGGTGCCTCCGTGGCAGAGCTGAACGCGCTGGACGACGGCTGCACCGTGGGTGAGGCCGCCAAGACCGCTGCCTCCGCCATGCTGCGCGGTGCCCGCGGCAACTCCGGCGTGATCACCAGCCTGCTGTTCCGCGGCTTCTCCAAGGCGCTGGAAGGCAAGAAGGAGGCCGACACCGCCGACATCATCGCCGCCCTGAAAAAGGGCGTGGAGGGTGCCTACAAGGCCGTGATGAAGCCCACCGAGGGCACCATCCTGACCGTTGCCCGGGTGGCCAGCGAGGAAGCTGCCGCCTGCGGTGCCGAGGAGATCCCCGCCCTGTGGGATGTGGTGATGACCGCAGGCCAGAAGGCGCTGGAGGATACCCCCAACCTGCTGCCCGTGCTGAAAAAGGCCGGCGTTGTGGACGCAGGCGGCCAGGGCATTATGATCATCTTTGAGGGCATGGGTAAGGTGTTCCACGGCGAGCCCATGGTGGCCGGCGGCGAGGGCACCCCCAACAAGGCCAAGCTCTCCACCGAGAACGCAGGCAAGGGCGTGTTCACCGACGACCTGATGAAGGTGGAGGACATCAAGAACGGCTACTGCACCCAGTTCCTCATCAACAAGTACGAGGGCGCAAGCGCCGCAAAGATGCGCGCCTTTGCCGAATCCAACGGCGACAGCGTGGTCTGCATCGAGGATGACGATGTCATCAACCTGCATGTCCACACCGCTGACCCCGGCAAGATCCTGAGCGAGGCCATCAAGTACGGCTACCTGACCAACTTCAAGATCGAGAACATGCACGAGCAGTTCCTGGCCCGCCAGAAGCAGGGCAAGAGCCTGGAAAAGCAGGCCTCCGCTGAAAAGGCTCCCGCACAGGCCAGCGAGTTCGTTTACGCCGCAGTGGACCCCAGCCGTGACTACGGCTTTGTGGCCGTTGCCGCCGGTGAGGGCCTGAAGGCCGTGTTCACCGACCTGGCTGCGGACGCTGTCGTCTCCGGCGGCCAGACCATGAACCCCGCCACCGAGGACATCCTTGCCGCCATCCAGAGCGTGCCCGCCAAGACCGTGTTCGTGCTGCCCAACAACAAGAACATCATCATGGCAGCGGAGCAGGCCCAGAAGCTGGCTGACCGTCAGGTGATCGTTCTGCCCACCCGCACCGTGCCCATGGGCATCACCGCGCTGCTCAACTTCGACCCCTCCGCCAACGCTGAGACCAACACCATCAACATGATGGCCGCCGCCGACAAGGTCAGCACCGGCCTCATTACCTACGCTGCCCGCGACAGCGAGTTTGACGGCAAGCGGATCCGGAAGGGCGAGATCATGGCTCTGGAGAACGGCAAGATCGTTGCCACCTCCACCGACCTGACCAAGGCCACCTACCGCCTGGCCCGCAGCATGTGCAAGAAGGACTCCAGCTTTGTCACCATCATCTCCGGCTGCGATGTCTCCGACGAGGAGGCCGAGAAGCTGACCGAGATCGTCAAGGCAAAGTGCCCCAACCACGTTGAGGTCAGCCACATCCGCGGCGGCCAGCCCGTATACTATTATATGATCAGCGTGGAGTAA
- a CDS encoding transglycosylase domain-containing protein — translation MNVSNSRREEPPKRGRAPREPKDPREKAKHPILRALGRTLATLICLGIMVCSLAAVAAVYYAVQATANDGNLLDLDNIELSQSSTVVATDPDTGAQVEYATLRSSNSHRVWADLEQIPTNLQYAFICTEDKDFYNEPGVNFKRTIGAMVNEYLLPIYSSKQGASTLEQQLIKNLTSDKSASGVEGALRKLREIYRALCLSRAYSKETILEAYLNTISFTGTIQGVQTAANEYFNKDVSQLTLWECATIASITKNPTNYNPYTNPENLIHRRNFIMYNMWQQGIISEEDYRNGAAQPLVLAEEDTNKKTSSVTSYFTDALFTEVVHDIMDKEGVDESTAQSMLYTGGYTIEATVNPKMQTAMENLMLNEGVAYFPAGWHEEEVTSISDDDVQVMNADGTPKTRTGDDGTVYYYRNVRTQAAMVTLDYDGNVLAMVGGLGEKTKSLSLNRAYSVTRQTGSTIKPIGAYALGVEYGLVNWSTMLNNSPLYQKQDMVIRDEDYCRKNGLMGLSDSQLKAYPNAWRSWPRNYGGNYGDGSDLPLWNGLARSLNTIAIRVGDLVGASNIFNFVYNTLQLTTLDPANDVGLAQMVMGSQTHGVTPTALAAAFQIFYDGEYTTPHLYTRVLDRDGNIYLENNATSYQALTPQTAYIMNRLLKNVLYSNVGTASGRYPNSNGMESFGKTGTASDEKDLWFVGGTPYYVTAVWWGYDAPYDMTNTLGKNQAKTRTCVMAWKAYMEQVQANLPYKAFPTSDGVVERAYCTQSGLLAGANCPSRATGYYRADDLPDTCNYSHSSGVAAAQSADTAPVVGQDTTGLDTD, via the coding sequence GTGAATGTGAGCAACAGCCGCAGGGAAGAGCCGCCCAAGCGCGGGCGTGCCCCCAGGGAGCCAAAGGATCCCCGGGAAAAGGCGAAGCACCCCATCCTCAGGGCGCTGGGCCGCACGCTGGCCACCCTCATCTGCCTGGGCATCATGGTGTGCAGCCTGGCGGCAGTGGCGGCGGTGTACTACGCCGTGCAGGCCACGGCCAACGACGGCAACCTGCTGGACCTGGACAACATCGAGCTGAGCCAGTCCAGCACCGTGGTGGCCACCGACCCCGACACCGGCGCGCAGGTGGAGTATGCCACCCTGCGCTCCTCCAACAGCCACCGCGTCTGGGCAGACCTGGAACAGATCCCCACCAACCTGCAGTATGCGTTCATCTGCACCGAGGACAAGGATTTCTACAACGAGCCGGGCGTGAACTTCAAGCGCACCATCGGTGCCATGGTCAACGAGTATCTGCTGCCCATTTACAGCTCCAAGCAGGGCGCTTCCACGCTGGAGCAGCAGCTCATCAAGAACCTGACCAGCGACAAGAGCGCCAGCGGCGTGGAGGGTGCGCTGCGCAAGCTGCGCGAGATCTACCGCGCCCTCTGCCTGAGCCGCGCCTACTCCAAGGAGACCATTCTGGAGGCCTACCTGAACACCATCAGCTTCACCGGCACCATTCAGGGCGTTCAGACAGCGGCCAACGAGTATTTCAACAAGGACGTGAGCCAGCTCACCCTCTGGGAGTGCGCTACCATCGCGTCCATCACCAAGAACCCCACCAACTACAACCCCTACACCAACCCCGAGAACCTGATCCACCGCCGCAACTTCATCATGTATAATATGTGGCAGCAGGGCATCATCTCGGAGGAGGATTACCGCAACGGCGCGGCCCAGCCCCTTGTGCTGGCCGAGGAGGACACCAACAAGAAGACCTCCTCCGTGACCAGCTACTTCACCGATGCCCTCTTCACCGAGGTGGTTCACGACATCATGGACAAGGAGGGCGTGGACGAATCCACGGCCCAGTCCATGCTCTACACCGGCGGCTATACCATCGAGGCCACCGTCAACCCCAAGATGCAGACGGCCATGGAGAACCTGATGCTCAACGAGGGCGTCGCTTACTTCCCGGCCGGCTGGCATGAGGAAGAGGTGACCAGCATCTCGGACGATGACGTGCAGGTGATGAACGCCGATGGCACTCCCAAGACCCGCACCGGCGACGACGGCACCGTGTACTACTACCGCAATGTCCGCACCCAGGCGGCCATGGTCACGCTGGACTATGACGGCAATGTGCTGGCCATGGTGGGCGGTCTGGGCGAAAAGACCAAGAGCCTTTCCCTGAACCGTGCTTACAGTGTGACCCGGCAGACCGGCTCCACCATCAAGCCCATCGGCGCGTACGCGCTGGGCGTGGAGTACGGGCTGGTGAACTGGTCCACCATGCTCAACAACTCGCCCCTGTACCAGAAGCAGGACATGGTCATCCGGGATGAGGACTACTGCCGCAAAAACGGCCTGATGGGCCTTTCCGACAGTCAGCTCAAGGCCTACCCCAACGCATGGCGCAGCTGGCCCCGCAACTACGGCGGCAATTATGGTGACGGCAGCGACCTGCCCCTGTGGAACGGTCTGGCCCGCTCCCTGAACACCATCGCCATCCGGGTGGGCGACCTGGTGGGCGCAAGCAACATCTTCAACTTTGTCTACAACACCCTGCAGCTGACCACTCTGGACCCCGCCAACGACGTGGGCCTTGCCCAGATGGTCATGGGCAGCCAGACCCACGGCGTGACCCCCACGGCGCTGGCCGCTGCCTTCCAGATCTTCTATGACGGCGAGTACACCACCCCGCACCTGTACACCCGTGTGCTGGACCGGGACGGCAACATCTACCTGGAGAACAACGCCACCAGCTATCAGGCCCTGACCCCGCAGACAGCCTATATTATGAACCGTCTGCTCAAGAACGTGCTCTACTCCAACGTGGGCACCGCCAGCGGCCGCTACCCCAACTCCAACGGCATGGAGTCCTTTGGTAAGACCGGTACCGCCAGCGACGAAAAGGATCTGTGGTTCGTGGGCGGCACGCCCTACTATGTCACCGCTGTCTGGTGGGGCTACGACGCGCCTTACGATATGACCAACACCCTGGGCAAGAATCAGGCCAAGACCCGTACCTGTGTCATGGCGTGGAAGGCCTATATGGAGCAGGTGCAGGCAAACCTGCCCTATAAGGCATTCCCCACCAGCGATGGCGTGGTGGAGCGCGCCTACTGCACCCAGAGCGGCCTGCTGGCCGGGGCCAACTGCCCCAGCCGCGCCACCGGCTACTACCGTGCCGATGACCTGCCCGATACCTGCAACTACTCCCACAGCAGCGGCGTGGCCGCAGCGCAGAGCGCGGACACCGCCCCCGTTGTGGGTCAGGATACCACCGGGCTGGATACGGATTGA
- a CDS encoding ACT domain-containing protein, whose protein sequence is MNKLERRFYLVDAEVLPEVFLKVVKAKELLASGEVRSISAATRSVDLSRSAFYKYKDCIFDSENGREVVTVMATLRDETGALQSLLAGISAAGASIVTINQSTPENGAALVAVTIRTDTMQMTPEELTERLSRQRMVVGVHCGYNL, encoded by the coding sequence GTGAACAAGTTGGAACGCCGTTTTTATCTGGTGGACGCGGAGGTCCTGCCCGAGGTCTTCCTGAAAGTGGTCAAGGCCAAGGAGCTTCTGGCAAGCGGGGAAGTGCGCAGCATCTCGGCTGCCACCCGCAGCGTGGATCTTTCGCGCAGTGCTTTTTATAAATATAAGGACTGCATCTTTGATTCCGAAAATGGCCGCGAGGTCGTGACCGTAATGGCAACGCTCCGGGATGAAACAGGCGCGCTGCAAAGCCTGCTGGCAGGCATCAGCGCCGCCGGGGCAAGCATTGTTACCATCAACCAGTCCACGCCGGAAAATGGCGCAGCGCTGGTTGCCGTTACCATCCGCACCGATACCATGCAGATGACCCCTGAGGAGCTGACGGAGCGGTTGAGCCGCCAGCGCATGGTGGTGGGCGTGCACTGCGGGTATAACCTGTAA
- a CDS encoding homoserine dehydrogenase: MAKIAILGFGTVGSGVYEVLCRNAAGVSRRAGEPVEVKYILDPKDFSAHPAANLFIKNFDTILEDPEIRVVVETIGGTRFAYPYVKACLESGRSVCTSNKEMVATYGAELLALAKAHNCAFLFEASVGGGTPIITPMHQCLAANVITEVEGIVNGTTNFMLTKMVRENLGFDEALKIAQELGYAETKDPGDDVDGRDACRKIAILSSLVCGHQIYPQNIPTRGIRDITVADVAAAERLNCVIKLIAWMKRGDDGSVAAGVEPCLVPKSHQLAGVDDVFNAVLVKGDMLGDVVFYGKGAGKLPTASAVVADVVDALKNGSKVHDSLFWQPAEPVEGMLTDPAPAAYYVRAAGVAPAVVEAIYGKGRVVDEHFDGCSYLVEQADAKAMAEAARKVETVGGSVKLVLKKLPEEA; this comes from the coding sequence ATGGCAAAGATCGCGATTTTAGGCTTTGGCACGGTGGGCAGCGGCGTGTACGAGGTGCTGTGCCGCAACGCCGCCGGTGTTTCCCGCCGGGCCGGTGAGCCGGTGGAGGTCAAGTACATCCTTGACCCCAAGGATTTCTCCGCTCATCCGGCGGCAAACCTCTTCATCAAGAACTTCGATACCATTCTGGAAGACCCGGAGATCCGGGTGGTGGTGGAGACCATCGGCGGCACCCGCTTTGCATACCCCTATGTCAAGGCCTGCCTCGAGAGCGGCCGCAGCGTGTGCACCTCCAACAAGGAGATGGTGGCCACCTACGGCGCGGAGCTGCTGGCGCTGGCCAAGGCCCACAACTGTGCCTTCCTGTTCGAGGCCTCCGTGGGCGGCGGCACCCCCATCATCACCCCCATGCATCAGTGCCTGGCCGCCAACGTCATCACCGAGGTGGAGGGCATCGTGAACGGCACCACCAACTTCATGCTGACCAAGATGGTGCGGGAGAACCTGGGCTTTGACGAGGCCCTGAAGATCGCGCAGGAGCTGGGCTATGCCGAGACCAAGGACCCCGGCGACGATGTGGACGGCCGGGATGCCTGCCGCAAGATCGCCATCCTGTCCTCGCTGGTCTGCGGCCACCAGATCTACCCCCAGAACATCCCCACCCGGGGCATCCGGGACATCACTGTGGCCGATGTGGCTGCGGCGGAGCGGCTGAACTGCGTCATCAAGCTCATCGCGTGGATGAAGCGGGGCGACGACGGCAGCGTGGCCGCCGGTGTGGAGCCCTGCCTGGTGCCCAAGAGCCACCAGCTGGCCGGTGTGGACGATGTGTTCAACGCCGTGCTGGTCAAGGGCGATATGCTGGGCGACGTGGTGTTCTACGGCAAGGGCGCGGGCAAGCTGCCCACCGCCAGCGCCGTGGTGGCCGATGTGGTGGATGCCCTCAAGAACGGCTCCAAGGTCCACGACAGCCTGTTCTGGCAGCCTGCGGAGCCGGTGGAGGGGATGCTCACCGACCCGGCTCCCGCCGCATATTATGTGCGTGCAGCGGGCGTTGCTCCCGCCGTGGTGGAAGCCATCTACGGTAAGGGCCGTGTGGTGGATGAGCACTTTGACGGCTGCTCCTATCTGGTGGAGCAGGCCGACGCAAAGGCCATGGCCGAGGCAGCCCGCAAGGTGGAGACCGTGGGCGGCAGCGTGAAGCTGGTGCTGAAAAAGCTGCCCGAGGAAGCATGA
- the thrB gene encoding homoserine kinase, whose translation MKIKVSVPATSANVGSGFDALGLAVTLYNTVTFEESDKLDISAADGTRIPRNESNLVYRSAKGLFDKVGKKIPPLKIVQTNPIPMARGLGSSSACIIAGLLGANRMLGDVLNTQELLTLATAIEGHPDNVAPALLGGLTSSVFEDGVVYSVKRDVDQSLCFAAIVPDYKLLTEAARAALPKQVAHKDAVYNLSRAALVPAAFCEGRHDLLGIATEDKLHQPYRMPLMPGSREVFALAKQCGAKAVYVSGAGSTVMAVAERAEAERFYAGLRAGLETLEGLDGCEAFTLLELDADNTGATVE comes from the coding sequence ATGAAGATCAAAGTTTCTGTTCCGGCCACCAGCGCCAATGTAGGCTCCGGCTTCGACGCGCTGGGTCTGGCCGTGACCCTGTACAACACCGTGACCTTTGAGGAGAGCGATAAGCTGGACATCTCGGCGGCGGACGGCACCCGCATCCCCCGCAACGAGAGCAATCTGGTGTACCGCTCGGCCAAGGGCCTGTTCGACAAGGTGGGCAAGAAAATCCCGCCCCTGAAGATCGTGCAGACCAACCCCATCCCCATGGCCCGGGGCCTGGGTTCCTCCTCGGCCTGCATCATCGCGGGCCTGCTGGGCGCGAACCGGATGCTGGGCGATGTGCTCAACACCCAGGAGCTGCTGACGCTGGCCACGGCCATTGAGGGCCACCCCGACAACGTGGCCCCGGCCCTGCTGGGCGGTTTGACCAGCAGCGTCTTTGAGGACGGCGTGGTCTACTCCGTCAAGCGGGATGTGGACCAGAGCCTCTGCTTTGCGGCCATTGTGCCGGACTACAAGCTGCTGACGGAGGCCGCCCGCGCGGCCCTGCCCAAGCAGGTGGCCCACAAGGATGCCGTGTATAACCTTTCCCGGGCCGCGCTGGTGCCTGCCGCCTTCTGTGAGGGCCGGCATGACCTGCTGGGCATTGCCACCGAGGATAAGCTCCACCAGCCCTACCGGATGCCCCTGATGCCCGGTTCCCGGGAGGTGTTCGCGCTGGCAAAGCAGTGCGGGGCAAAGGCCGTGTATGTATCGGGTGCCGGTTCCACCGTGATGGCGGTGGCCGAGCGCGCGGAGGCTGAGCGCTTTTATGCCGGGCTGCGTGCCGGGCTGGAAACGCTGGAAGGCCTGGACGGATGTGAAGCATTTACACTGTTAGAGCTGGATGCAGATAATACCGGCGCAACTGTGGAATGA